CAACACCTCCTCCAAAGGGGTGACGCCGAAGGCCGGATATTTTAGTTCTTGCCGTAACAAGATCAAAGGAGCCCAAGCTCTTCCGCCCTGCCGCGGATCCGCATGAGCCCCTCTACCAGCATGGACCTGGAACAGCCGAAGTTCAGCCTGCCGTAAAGCTCAAATCCCTCCCCAAAGGACTCACCCTTGTTCAACGCCACCCCAGCGCCCTTCAGGAACTCACCGGCGGTGAGATCCGTATCCCTCAGCATGGAGCTGAAATCTATCCACATGAGGAAAGTCCCCTCCGGGACTGTCACCCGCACCCCCTTCATGGCGCCCAACGCATCCGCGGCAAACCTCCGATTGCCGTCAAGGTACCTTACAAGATCCTCCAGCCAGCCCTCCCCCTTAAGGTAGGCGGCCTTCATGGCCACCTGCCCCAGCTCGTTGCCCTGGTCCATGAAAAGACGGTTCAACTCGCTCTCATAGGCCTTCCTCATGGCGCCGTTTGGGATTATGGCGTAGGCGGTGTAGAACCCCGCCAGGTTGAAGGACTTGCTCGGGGACCCGAAGACCAGGGAGTTTTCAAGACACCACTTGGAAACCGATGGGAAGGGGGTGTGTGAATTGGAACTAGGATAAACAAGATCCGAATGGATCTCGTCGGATACGACCAAAACCCGGTAACGCTCCGCAAGCTCCGCCAGGGCCCATAGCTCGTCCCTGGTCCAAACCCTTCCCACCGGGTTGTGGGGGCTGCAAAGGAGCATGGCCTTGGCTCCACCCTTAAAGGCCCTCTCGAGCCCCTCAAGGTCCATCCGGTACACCCCGTCCTCTTCCCTCAAGGGGTTCTCCACCAGCCGCCGGTGGTTGGTCTCCACCACCCACCTGAAAGGAGGGTAGATAGGGGTCTGCACCACCACCGGGTCCCCTGGGGAGGTGAAAACCCTAAGGGCCACCGCTATACCCCCCATGACCCCGTGGCTGTGGCATACCCAGCGGGGAGCCACGTCGAAACGGTGCCGCCTGCTCCACCAGGCCGCCACCGCCTCGGGAACTGATGGATCCCTCATGGGATAGCCGAACACGGCGTGCTCAACCCGCTCCTTAAGCGCCCCTACGACCCCCTGGTAAGACCTGAACTCCGTGTCGGCTATCCAGAACGGCAGCATGCCAAGGGGATGTTCCCCGAATATCTTGTCCAGCAGGTCCCACTTCTTGCACCCCGTACCCCTTCTCTCCACCGGGCGGTGGAAATCGTACGGGGACCAATCATCCAAGCTCTCCATTCGTCGCACCCCCTCTTCAATCCCATTATCCAATTGATCCAATATCCAGGTTACCCCAGGTTGCAAAGGCCCATGATATGAGAATATCATTTACGGGAGTCCCAGAGACCAGGAATACAACACCAAAGGACGGTGACATGGATTGTACAAGATAGTTCTCGTAAGGCACGGTGAGAGCCAGTGGAACCAGGAAAACCGTTTCACCGGCTGGACCGACGTGGACCTCTCCCCCAAGGGCATCGAGGAGGCCCGGCGGGCGGGCAGGACCCTTAAGGAGGAGGGGTTCACCTTCGACTTGGCTTACACGTCGGTGCTCAAGAGGGCCATAAGGACCCTCTGGCTCATCCAGGAGGAGATGGACCTAATGTGGATACCCGCCAAGCCCTGCTGGCGGCTCAACGCGCGCCACTACGGGACCCTGCAGGGGCTGAACAAGGCGGAGACCGCCGCCAAGTACGGGGATGAGCAGGTGAAGATATGGAGGCGCAGCTACGACGTAAGGCCCCCCATGCTGGACGAGGGGGACGAGAGGGACCCCATCCTGGATCCCCGCTACTCGGGTCTTCCAAGGGACCTAGTGCCCCTGGGCGAGTGTCTTAAGGACACGGTGGCCCGGGTGCTGCCCTGCTGGAACGACGAGATAGTGCCGTCCCTCAAGGAGGGAAAGAAGGTCATCCTGGTGGCCCACGGCAACAGCATACGGGCCCTGGTTAAGTACCTGGACCAGGTCTCCGACCAGGACATACTGGAGCTCAACATACCTACCGGCATACCGCTACTCTACGAGCTAGACGAGAACTTCAAGCCCATATCCCACCGTTACCTTGGAGACCCCGACGAGATCGCCAAGGCCCAGGAGGCGGTGGCCAACCAGGGCAAGGCTAAGAAGTAAAGACCTTCAAGCCCCATCCAACGGGGGAAATGGGACGGGGGGTAAGCCTCATCCCCCCTTACCCATTCCCCCGTTAAGCCGCCATCCAGGGCTACGAGACCTCTCCGAGGTAGGCCCGCCGCACATCCGGGTCTTCCATCATGCAGCCGGAGGGGCCTTCCTTTACCACCTTCCCACCCTCAAGCACGTAGGCCCTTTGGGTTACCTCAAGGGCCCTGGCCACGTTCTGCTCCACCAAAAGCACCGACACCCCCCGGCGGTTCACCTCCGCCACCGCCTCCATCACCCGGTCCGCCATAAGCGGAGACAAACCAAGGGTGGGCTCATCCAGCAAGAGCAGCGCCGGATCGGACATGAGGGCCCTTCCTATGGCCACCATCTGCTGCTCCCCTCCGGACAGAGAGCCGGCCCTTACGGACAGCTTGTCCCATATGGGGGGGAAGAGCTCCAGCACCTCCTCCATGGAGGCCTTGGCCTGTTGACGGGTCCTGGCGTAGGCCCCCATTAGCAGGTTCTCCTGGACCGTGAGGTCCTGGAAGAGCCTTCGGCGCTCCGGAACCAGGGCTATGCCAAGGCGGGACACCAGGGACGCCTTGGGCGGTACCGGGCGGCGCCGGAACGACACCTCCCCCTCCGAAGGGGACAGCACCCCCGCCAGGGTCCATATGAGGGTGGACTTGCCGGCCCCGTTTGAGCCCACCACCGCCACCGCCTCGCCGTCTCCAACCGCCAGGGAGACCCCCCTTAGGGCCTGTATCTTGCCGTAGCTCACCCAAAGCCCTTTAACTTCAAGCATGGCAAAGCACCCCGGACTTCCCAAGGTAGGCCTCCATCACCAGCTCCGAACGGACCACCTCGGAAGGGGTTCCCTCGAAGAGGGTGGAGCCGAAGTTCATCACCGTTATACCGTCGCATATCCGCATGACCACGTCCATGTGGTGTTCTATGAGCACCACCGTAAGCCCAAAGTCATCCCGCACCCGGGCGATGAAGTCTGCAAGGTTCCTGGACTCCTCGGGGTTCATCCCCGCCGCGGGCTCGTCCAGGAGCAGCAGCTTGGGGGACGACGCCAGGGCCCTTGCTATCTCAAGCTTGCGCTGCAGACCGTAGGGCAAGGTCCCGGCGGGACGG
The sequence above is a segment of the Thermanaerothrix sp. genome. Coding sequences within it:
- a CDS encoding pyridoxal phosphate-dependent aminotransferase, yielding MESLDDWSPYDFHRPVERRGTGCKKWDLLDKIFGEHPLGMLPFWIADTEFRSYQGVVGALKERVEHAVFGYPMRDPSVPEAVAAWWSRRHRFDVAPRWVCHSHGVMGGIAVALRVFTSPGDPVVVQTPIYPPFRWVVETNHRRLVENPLREEDGVYRMDLEGLERAFKGGAKAMLLCSPHNPVGRVWTRDELWALAELAERYRVLVVSDEIHSDLVYPSSNSHTPFPSVSKWCLENSLVFGSPSKSFNLAGFYTAYAIIPNGAMRKAYESELNRLFMDQGNELGQVAMKAAYLKGEGWLEDLVRYLDGNRRFAADALGAMKGVRVTVPEGTFLMWIDFSSMLRDTDLTAGEFLKGAGVALNKGESFGEGFELYGRLNFGCSRSMLVEGLMRIRGRAEELGLL
- the gpmA gene encoding 2,3-diphosphoglycerate-dependent phosphoglycerate mutase; this encodes MYKIVLVRHGESQWNQENRFTGWTDVDLSPKGIEEARRAGRTLKEEGFTFDLAYTSVLKRAIRTLWLIQEEMDLMWIPAKPCWRLNARHYGTLQGLNKAETAAKYGDEQVKIWRRSYDVRPPMLDEGDERDPILDPRYSGLPRDLVPLGECLKDTVARVLPCWNDEIVPSLKEGKKVILVAHGNSIRALVKYLDQVSDQDILELNIPTGIPLLYELDENFKPISHRYLGDPDEIAKAQEAVANQGKAKK
- a CDS encoding ABC transporter ATP-binding protein, with product MLEVKGLWVSYGKIQALRGVSLAVGDGEAVAVVGSNGAGKSTLIWTLAGVLSPSEGEVSFRRRPVPPKASLVSRLGIALVPERRRLFQDLTVQENLLMGAYARTRQQAKASMEEVLELFPPIWDKLSVRAGSLSGGEQQMVAIGRALMSDPALLLLDEPTLGLSPLMADRVMEAVAEVNRRGVSVLLVEQNVARALEVTQRAYVLEGGKVVKEGPSGCMMEDPDVRRAYLGEVS